AGGGCATTGTGCTCGGCATTGCCGGGCTGCTGGCGGTGTTCCTGACTATTCTTTTCGTGGTCAAGGGAACCTCCGTCCTGCCGGCAACGGCGGCTCTCGCCTGGGCGGTGCTGGCCTATATCTGCGTTGATTTCGGGTTTTTGTCGCAGCTCGTACAAACAACCCCGACGGATGAACGCATCTGGCGAGCAGGAACCGAGATCACGCTTGCGGCGGGTCTGGTGATCTTCCTGTTCACCTATCTCAACCTCAATCGCTGGCACACCAATTTGAGTTTTGCGACGCTTGCATGGATCGTCGGCCTTGGCATCCTCTCGGCCTTTGCGGTCTATGATCCGGTGATAGCGACCGGCATTGCACGCTTTTCGTTTGCAGCAACGGTCATCGCCGGAACCGGCCTGATTGCCTATCTCGGGCTCAGCCGCTTCGACCGTGCGATCATGCTCATTCCAACCTGGGTGCTGATCATCTGCTGGCTGTTCGGCGCATGGCTCACAGTTACCGGCCAGGTTTCCAACGACATCGTACAACCGGCGCTCGGCGGCGGTCTTGTCCTGATCGTGCTGCTGATCGGCTTTACCGTCATGCAACACGCCTTTGCGGGCGGCGGCGCACAGCAGGGCCTGTTCAGCGATCTGGAGCGCCAGTCGCTGGCGCTGACGGGATCGGGCGATATCGTCTGGGACTGGGACGTCTCGCGCGACCGTATCGTGACGATGCCCGATGTCAGCCGGCAACTCGGACTCTCGCCCGGCAGCCTTTTCGGTCCTGCCCGCAACTGGCTGCCGCGCATTCATCCCGACGACAGGGACCGGTTCCGCTCGACACTTGACGTGGTTCTGGAGCACCGCCGCGGCAGGCTGAACCACCAGTTCCGCATCCGGGCCGAGGATGGCCACTACCACTGGCTGGCCCTGCGTGCCCGGCCGGTTGTCGGCTCCGACGGCGAGGTTATTCGCTGTGTCGGCACGTTGATCGACGTGACCGAGCAAAAGAGTTCCGAGGAGCGGCTGCTGCACGACGCCGTGCACGACAATCTGACGGGCCTGCCCAACCGCGAACTTTTTATCGACCGGCTGGATGCAATTATCGCGCTTGCCAGCGCCGAGGACACGGTCCGTCCGACGATCTTTGCCATCGACATAGACCGGTTCAAGCAGGTCAATGACGAGCTCGGCATCTCGGCGGGCGACACCATCCTCTTGACCATCGCCCGGCGTCTGAAGCGGCTGTTAAAGCCACAGGACACGCTGGCGCGCATCAGCGGTGATCAGTTTGGGCTGATCCTGCTTTCCGAACAGGAACCGCAGAAAGTCGCGGCCTTTTCCGAAAGCATCAGCAAGGCGATCATGGTGCCGATCAATTTCGGTCAGAAGGAAATCATCCTGACCGGGTCGATCGGGCTCGTAACCTGGGTCGACGAGATGGCCTCGCCTCTGGAACTGGTCAAGGATGCGGAACTGGCCATGTACCAGGCCAAGCGTGTCGGCGGAAACCGGATCGAACCGTACAGGCCGGCCTTCCGCTCCGTCGGTGCGGACAAGCTGCAGATCGAATCGGATTTGCGCCGGGCCCTGGAGCGCCACGAGCTGACGATGGTCTACCAGCCGATTGTCGACATCGAGAGCGCCGAAATTGCAGGCTTCGAGGCCCTCATGCGCTGGGACCATCCGCGCAAGGGCAACATCGCGCCGTCCGAGTTCATACCGGTTGCCGAAAGCTCCGACCTGATCATGGAACTGGGCATGTATGCGCTGCAGCAGTCATGCGAGGACATCGCATCCTGGTACCGGGCGCTCGGCCAGATCCCCATCTTCATGTCGGTCAATCTTTCAAGCGCGCAGCTCCTGCGCAACGACCTTTACAACGAGATCCGTTCGGTGCTGACCAAGACCGGATGCAAACCGCCCATGCTCAAGCTGGAGCTGACGGAATCGGTGGTCATGCACAATCCGGAACAAGCTGCGCGTGTTCTGGCACGGCTGAAGGATCTGGGGCTACAGCTCGCTCTGGACGATTTCGGAACGGGGCATTCTTCCCTCTCCTACCTCACCCGCTTTCCGTTCGACACGATCAAGATCGATCAGTCGCTGGTACGCGCCACAAATGACAAGCAGGTGGTTCTCCTGCGCTCGATCATCGCCATGGCCCGTGACCTTGAAATGGATATCGTTGCCGAAGGCATCGAGACAGAGGAGGATGCGGAGGAACTCGCGGAGCTGGGCTGTGACTATGCACAGAGCTTCCTGTTCGGCCCGCCGATCAGCGCCAATTCGGTGCTCAAACTGCTCAGAGAGCATTTCCCGGTCATGTAGGACGCGCGCCGGTGCGCGTCTGCTCACCGGTACTTCGCCAGCGCGGCTTCTTCCTCGCCGATACGCACAACCAGCATTGCCGCATTCAAAGCCGAAAAGACGGCAGCGACCGTCGGCAGGCCAAGGATCATCGGCACGACAAGGACCTCGGCGACAACCAGCAGGTAGTTCGGGTGCCTTATCCAGGCGAAAGGCCCCCTGGTTACCAGCGGTTCAGGCAGGACGATGATCCGGGTCGTCCACCGTTCGCCCAGGCTGTAGATAATCCAAACGCGCAGCATCTGCAGCACGATGAAAGCCGTCAACCAAGGCAGTGAAAGCGATTGTCCTATCCCGAACCAGATCAGCGTGACGAGCCACGCGCTGTGAAGCGCGACCATAAAGGGATAGTGCCCTGCGCCGTACTCGCTTGCCCCTTTGGCGAGCAAACGCCCGGTGTTTCGCCTCGACAGGGCCAGTTCGCTCAGGCGCTGAACCACCAGAAAGGCCAGCAGGACCAAGGCGGGAATGGACACCGAAATATCAAACATGCGCGACCGGAAGGAAAGAAGCGGTAAAGCCGGGACCGAAGGCTCCCATCAACATATCCCCCTTATGATCTGTTTCCAGCACCTGCTTGAGGACAAACAGCACCGTCGGAGCCGACATGTTGCCGAAATCACGCAGGACCTGACGCTCGATCCCGAGGCTGTCCGGCTGCAAATCCAGTGACTGCTCAATCGCCTGCAACACTTTTGTGCCGCCCGGATGGAAGACGAAGCGGTCGATCTGATCGGCATCCTTGCCGATATCTGCCAAAGCGCCGGTCACGGCGGCCTGGAGATGGGTTCTGGTGAAGTCCGGGATGGCCTTGTCGAAGACGACACCAAGAGAATTGTCGTCGACCTCCCACCCCATGATGGACAGCGTGTCGGGCCAGATCTTCTGCGTCCCGGTGCCGATGACGACATTGCGCGCGTTTCGGCTCTCCTTCCCCGTGGTCAGACACACTGCGGCAGCACCGTCGCCGAACAGCGCCGCACCGATAATGTCCGCCTTCCTCGGGACGCCGCTACAGAAGGAAACCGAGCAGGCTTCAACGGCGACCATCAGGACTTTCGCAGCCTCACGCGCAGCTGCCAGATCGCGCGCGATTGCCATGCCGGAAACCCCGCCCGCACATCCAAGACCAAAGACCGGGACGCGCATGACATCATCACGAAAACCCATCTTTGAAAGCGCTCGTGCTTCCAATGACGGCGTTGCGATGCCGGTCGAGGAAACCGTTACCACGACATCGACGTCCTCGGCCGTCCACTGCGCATCGTCCAGCGCCGCTTTTGCCGCTTTGACGAAAAGTGCCGTGCTGCCGGTCAGATAGGCGTCGTTTCGCTCGGACATGGACTTCGGTGTCTCGAACCAAGTTGTATCCGCCACCGTGTAACGTGTATCGATCCCTGCATTTTCAAATGCTTTCGACATGCGTTCGAACTGGCTGAATTTGGAACCGAGGGTGCGGCGTGCCCAGTCCAGGACGATGGTTTGCGGTATTTTTTCGCCAGGAACAGCGGTGGATATGCCGACCAGTTTTACGCTCAAGGGACATCTCCACGATTGGGCGGTTCACAACTCCCCGTTCCATATAGAAAAGATGCGCCGTCAGCCGACATGGTCAAGCGTAAACTTTGATGACGTTCTGTTGAAGCGGTCGGCCAGCTTGTAATGGATGGACCGGGTCACAGGCGATCTAAGCCTGTCCGCACTCACTCGACAGCATGGCCGGATCAATACCGATGGAAGCGAAGGCGCGTTCGTATTTTGTGTCCAGATCCTCGCCGAAAATAATGTCATTGACGGCCGGGCATGTCAGCCAGCCATTGGCGCTGACCTCGTTTTCCAGCTGACCAGCGCCCCAGCCGGAATAGCCGAGCATCATGGTCGCCTTATCCGGGCCCTTGCCCTTTGTGATGGCGCGCAGGATATCGACCGTTGCCGTCAGTGACAGATCTTCGGAGATGGGGAGTGTTGCCTCACTGTGATAGTCGTCAGAATGAAGGACAAAGCCCCTGCCCGTCTCCACCGGACCACCGGCCTGCACACTCAACTCCATGGCCGATTGCGGCAGGACGGCCGTATCGTCGTCGTCGATCAGTTCCAGCTGAACCATGAGTTCACCGAAACTGATGGACTGAGGCCGGTTAAGAATAAAGCCGACCGCGCCGTTGCTGTTGTGTGCACAAATATAAATGACCGTACGGGAGAAATTGCTGTCTGACAGACCCGGCATGGCGAGCAGGAACTGTCCGTCGAAACAGCCGCGTTCTGCATCACCCAGGAGACTTTCGTGAAGAATGTCCATGCGGACAGCTTACCGCAATTGTGATGTAAAATGAAACCGCGGCATTGATCCTTTGTGTCACATCTTGGACAGCGATTGCCGATCGCCGGAACCTGTTGCTTGCGTCCAGCGCAGTGATCATGCGGGGGGCCATTGCGCGCATCCCTGCCGATCACCTTAAAATGAACATTTGAACCACGCTCGTGACTGGTTTCGGCAAGCCGCCCTGTCTAAATTGCCGATATGAACACGCATTATCTCAAGACGCGGACGGCAGGCCTCGGAGCTGCTTTTGGCGCGCTCATCGTTCTTCTTGCATTGTCTTTGACTGCGGAGGCTGCATCCAGCAACTGGGTCGAGACGGAAGGCGGGCGTATCCGCGTATCCGCGCTTGAACCGGCCGCAGACGGCACCATCAAGGCGGCACTCGACATCGAACTCCTGCCGGGATGGAAAACCTATTGGCGCGATCCGGGTGAAGCCGGTGTGCCACCGTCTTTTCGCGTCGACCGCAGCAGCAATGTTCAATCTGCGGAAATCCACTTTCCAGCACCCGAGCGCATTGAAGATGCCTATTCGATATGGGCGGGCTACGACTATCCTGTGGTTCTGCCGATCACCTTGAAGCAGGAAACCCCCGGCACGACGAGCGTACTGGAGGCCGACATCTTCCTCGGAATTTGTGAATCGGTCTGCATCCCCCTTCAAACCAGCTTCACCTTGACCCTTGATCCGGACGAGCCAGCCAACGCGTTCGAAAAACGGATGGTTGCGCGAGCGTTCCGGTCATTGCCGGAAGTGCCGGGAGACGACTTCAAGGTGCACGAAACCGTCGACAGCGGCGACACATTAACTCTCGCCGTTGCCTTGCCCGAGGACGCCGATGGCGGGGAAATCTTTGTGACCGGACCGCCCGGCTGGCGCTTCGAAACGCCACGCAGCAAAGGCGTTTCGGGCAATACGGCCACGTTCGAGGTGCCCCATTCCGGACCCAACGAGGCCGGGCTTTCCGGAGAGACAATCCATGTCGTCGTCAAGTCGGCCGGCCGGGCAATGACAACCGACATCGTCATTGACTAGAGCAAATCCGAAGATCGACACGGGCGGCCTGCGGTAAAACGCACTGGACATCAAACCGCGCTCGACTATCTTTCCGTCTGTCCCGACACGTCCGGCACCGTGCCGGTCAAACGATAGAGGCGGGACGAATTTCAATCAGGCGCAACGCCAGTATTATAAGGGATATGGACGTGACGATCTCAGTCGGCGACAAACTACCAGAAATTGCAATCAAGGAAGCAACTTCGGACGGCATGAACGAGGTTTCGACCGGTGATATCTTCTCCGGCAAGAAGGTGGTGCTGTTTGCCGTGCCGGGCGCATTTACCGGCACATGCAGCACTGTCCATGTACCCGGATATCTGCAGAACCGCGATGCCTTGTTGGCAAAGGGGGTCGATGAGATCGCCGTGCTTTCCGTCAATGACGGGTTTGTCATGGACGCCTGGGCAAAAGCCACCGGCGGGGAAGGCAAGATTCGCTTCCTTGCCGACTGGGACGGTGCCTTTACGAAGGCTGTCGGACAGGACATCGATCTTTCCGCCGGAACGCTTGGGGTCCGATCAAAGCGTTATGCCATGATTGTTGAAGACGGCACAGTATCAGCGCTCTATGTCGAGCCGTCGCCCGGCGAAGTCACGACGTCCGGTGCGGAGGCCATCCTGGATAATCTGTAAAGGATCAGGATTTGTAGGGTTCCATGGCGCGGCGGGCGAGTTCGTCCGCCCGCTCGTTCTCAGGATGGCCGGCGTGACCCTTGACCCAATGCCAGGTGACCTTGTGCCGATTACGGGCCTCTTCCAGCGCCTGCCATAGTTCAACGTTCTTAACCGGCTTTTTTGCGGCGGTCTTCCAGCCGTTGCGCTTCCAACCCTCGATCCAGCCGCCGATTCCGTCCTTGACGTAGGAGGAGTCCGTATAGAGGTCGACCCGACAAGGTTCTTTCAGGGCGTTGAGCGCTTCGATGGCAGCCTTGAGCTCCATCCGATTGTTGGTTGTATCGGCTTCACCGCCGGACATTTCCTTCTCCAGCCCCTTAAAGCGAAGAATGGCCCCCCAGCCACCCGGACCGGGATTGCCCGAGCAGGCACCGTCGGTGAAAATCTCCACATGTTTCAATTCAGCCAGCCTCGCCCATTCGAAGGCCGTATTCGCCGGCCGAACCGATTTTGCGATGAAAGCGCAGATAGCGCAGATATTCCCGCGGGTCTTTCTTCACCACCATGGCGCCGTCGGGAACGGTCAGCCAGTCGTAGAGGCGGGTGAGGAAAAACCGCAAGGCAGCGCCGTGGGCGAGCAAGGGCAGCGCGTCGGCTTCCGCTCCGCTTAAGGGCCGCACCGACTGATAGCCGTCCAGAAGCGCCATGCCCTTGGTCACGTTGAACGCGCCATCGCGCTCGAAGCACCAGGCGTTGAGGCAAATGGCGATGTCATAGGCAAACAGATCGTTGCAGGCGAAATAGAAATCGATGACGCCGGAAAGCTCCTCGCCCAGGAAGAAGACATTATCCGGAAACAGATCCGCATGAATGACGCCGGAAGGCAGACCCTGCGGCCAGTTTCCCTCCAGGTGGTCAAGGTCGGTCTGGATCTCGGCGCCAAGGCCCGCTTCCACCTCGTCGGCGCGTGATGCGGACTGGTCCCATAGCGCGCGCCAGGCTCCGACCGACAACGCGTTGGCGCGGTTGCGCTGGAATCCCCTGCCGCTGACGTGCAAAACGGCGGCGGCCTTGCCGACTTCGCGGCAATGCATCGGTGTCGGCTTGCGTGGCCACATGCCTTCAAGAAATGATATGACCGCCGCTGGCCGGCCGGCCAGCGTGCCAAGGACGATCCCGTCGCGGCGGTGCACCGGCAAAGGGCATGTCAGGCCGTTTTGAGCCAGATGCTCCATCAGCCCCAGAAAAAAAGGCAGGTCGTTGCGGTCAACACGTTTCTCGTAGAGCGTGAGAATGTAAGAACCCGCCGATGTGTGCACGAGGAAGTTGGAATTCTCGACACCTTCGGCAATGCCCTTGTAGGACAGCAATTCACCAATATCGTATGGCTCGAGGAAATCGCGCAGTTCCGTCTCGGTGATATCGGTATAGACGGCCAATTTCCAGCCTCTCAGGTTCGCTCTTGCGTCGCTTGCTTCTAACGACCC
This portion of the Hoeflea prorocentri genome encodes:
- a CDS encoding YqgE/AlgH family protein; amino-acid sequence: MDILHESLLGDAERGCFDGQFLLAMPGLSDSNFSRTVIYICAHNSNGAVGFILNRPQSISFGELMVQLELIDDDDTAVLPQSAMELSVQAGGPVETGRGFVLHSDDYHSEATLPISEDLSLTATVDILRAITKGKGPDKATMMLGYSGWGAGQLENEVSANGWLTCPAVNDIIFGEDLDTKYERAFASIGIDPAMLSSECGQA
- a CDS encoding EAL domain-containing protein: MDAQPHRITPNLRLAILAIGSLMVLLLALAPGFTAETVKISRDDTALDLTATTDFHAQRGSAFQTSTAPDADGIVRRIEVRASSDGHSGDWAEFSLANVSDEQLDRLIVAPHFRLANSGLFWPDLGSERIVSITPSEGFALDRVPSDEADVFHITLNPGSIITFVAELSSPDLPQLYLWEPEAYKDTVNSFTLYKGIVLGIAGLLAVFLTILFVVKGTSVLPATAALAWAVLAYICVDFGFLSQLVQTTPTDERIWRAGTEITLAAGLVIFLFTYLNLNRWHTNLSFATLAWIVGLGILSAFAVYDPVIATGIARFSFAATVIAGTGLIAYLGLSRFDRAIMLIPTWVLIICWLFGAWLTVTGQVSNDIVQPALGGGLVLIVLLIGFTVMQHAFAGGGAQQGLFSDLERQSLALTGSGDIVWDWDVSRDRIVTMPDVSRQLGLSPGSLFGPARNWLPRIHPDDRDRFRSTLDVVLEHRRGRLNHQFRIRAEDGHYHWLALRARPVVGSDGEVIRCVGTLIDVTEQKSSEERLLHDAVHDNLTGLPNRELFIDRLDAIIALASAEDTVRPTIFAIDIDRFKQVNDELGISAGDTILLTIARRLKRLLKPQDTLARISGDQFGLILLSEQEPQKVAAFSESISKAIMVPINFGQKEIILTGSIGLVTWVDEMASPLELVKDAELAMYQAKRVGGNRIEPYRPAFRSVGADKLQIESDLRRALERHELTMVYQPIVDIESAEIAGFEALMRWDHPRKGNIAPSEFIPVAESSDLIMELGMYALQQSCEDIASWYRALGQIPIFMSVNLSSAQLLRNDLYNEIRSVLTKTGCKPPMLKLELTESVVMHNPEQAARVLARLKDLGLQLALDDFGTGHSSLSYLTRFPFDTIKIDQSLVRATNDKQVVLLRSIIAMARDLEMDIVAEGIETEEDAEELAELGCDYAQSFLFGPPISANSVLKLLREHFPVM
- a CDS encoding type III polyketide synthase codes for the protein MSVKLVGISTAVPGEKIPQTIVLDWARRTLGSKFSQFERMSKAFENAGIDTRYTVADTTWFETPKSMSERNDAYLTGSTALFVKAAKAALDDAQWTAEDVDVVVTVSSTGIATPSLEARALSKMGFRDDVMRVPVFGLGCAGGVSGMAIARDLAAAREAAKVLMVAVEACSVSFCSGVPRKADIIGAALFGDGAAAVCLTTGKESRNARNVVIGTGTQKIWPDTLSIMGWEVDDNSLGVVFDKAIPDFTRTHLQAAVTGALADIGKDADQIDRFVFHPGGTKVLQAIEQSLDLQPDSLGIERQVLRDFGNMSAPTVLFVLKQVLETDHKGDMLMGAFGPGFTASFLPVAHV
- a CDS encoding isoprenylcysteine carboxyl methyltransferase family protein, with protein sequence MFDISVSIPALVLLAFLVVQRLSELALSRRNTGRLLAKGASEYGAGHYPFMVALHSAWLVTLIWFGIGQSLSLPWLTAFIVLQMLRVWIIYSLGERWTTRIIVLPEPLVTRGPFAWIRHPNYLLVVAEVLVVPMILGLPTVAAVFSALNAAMLVVRIGEEEAALAKYR
- a CDS encoding protein-disulfide reductase DsbD domain-containing protein, which codes for MNTHYLKTRTAGLGAAFGALIVLLALSLTAEAASSNWVETEGGRIRVSALEPAADGTIKAALDIELLPGWKTYWRDPGEAGVPPSFRVDRSSNVQSAEIHFPAPERIEDAYSIWAGYDYPVVLPITLKQETPGTTSVLEADIFLGICESVCIPLQTSFTLTLDPDEPANAFEKRMVARAFRSLPEVPGDDFKVHETVDSGDTLTLAVALPEDADGGEIFVTGPPGWRFETPRSKGVSGNTATFEVPHSGPNEAGLSGETIHVVVKSAGRAMTTDIVID
- a CDS encoding peroxiredoxin — its product is MTISVGDKLPEIAIKEATSDGMNEVSTGDIFSGKKVVLFAVPGAFTGTCSTVHVPGYLQNRDALLAKGVDEIAVLSVNDGFVMDAWAKATGGEGKIRFLADWDGAFTKAVGQDIDLSAGTLGVRSKRYAMIVEDGTVSALYVEPSPGEVTTSGAEAILDNL
- the rnhA gene encoding ribonuclease HI, whose protein sequence is MKHVEIFTDGACSGNPGPGGWGAILRFKGLEKEMSGGEADTTNNRMELKAAIEALNALKEPCRVDLYTDSSYVKDGIGGWIEGWKRNGWKTAAKKPVKNVELWQALEEARNRHKVTWHWVKGHAGHPENERADELARRAMEPYKS
- a CDS encoding homoserine kinase, whose protein sequence is MAVYTDITETELRDFLEPYDIGELLSYKGIAEGVENSNFLVHTSAGSYILTLYEKRVDRNDLPFFLGLMEHLAQNGLTCPLPVHRRDGIVLGTLAGRPAAVISFLEGMWPRKPTPMHCREVGKAAAVLHVSGRGFQRNRANALSVGAWRALWDQSASRADEVEAGLGAEIQTDLDHLEGNWPQGLPSGVIHADLFPDNVFFLGEELSGVIDFYFACNDLFAYDIAICLNAWCFERDGAFNVTKGMALLDGYQSVRPLSGAEADALPLLAHGAALRFFLTRLYDWLTVPDGAMVVKKDPREYLRYLRFHRKIGSAGEYGLRMGEAG